Genomic window (Acidobacteriota bacterium):
CCGTGATCAATTTCGTCGGCATCCAACGCTGATTGAGTGCGGCCAAATTCCAATCCAAAATCCCAAATCAGAATTCCTAAATCCGTTCATTCCCTCGCCATCACCGTGTCATAGAGCCCGTAATGCGTCAGGCCCTGGTGGCTTTCGATCCCCGTGTATTGGAACGACGCGTCCTCGTAGCGGCGAAAGGCAAAAACGGCCTGATTCATTTGCTCGGTGTTGAAGACGCGCAAACTCACCAGCAGATGAAAGTCCTGAACCGTCAGGCCGGTGACGATCCTGAAAAGGTCCGGTTCGAGCTTCGTGATGACGTCCTGGAGCGTGTTTTCACGAAAATCCGTGAGATACATAAACGCCGGAATGCGCGTCGCAAACTTGATCAGCTTTTCCTGAACCAGTTTTCGCTTCGACTTGTACTCCTTTTCCTCTTCGGTAAGTTCCTTCTTCTCGCTTGGCGAAAGACCGCCGTTCTTGGCCTTGTTCTTCAACTCTTTCACCTTCTCGCTCTTGTTGATGATCGTCTCGATGACGTTGTCGCCGAGCGACCGCCATCCTTCGGTCCGCCCAACGGCTGCCATTGCTTCCGGGTTGTTCAAAATACGCCGCAGAGTATCGTTGTCGACATTGACCAACACTGCCGATTCCCATTTTCGGGCCAGAAGCGGCGCCGACGTCCCGGCCATCGCGATGTCAAGAACTCCGCTGGCGTTGATTCAAGACAACACTAGTTCTTGGCGACAGATCACAACCCAACCCCAACCCAGAGGCGCGCCGCTTTGAATGCCAACCCATTTCTTTAAGCCCATCCGGCAACATGCTTCTCGACACTATTGAGTTCGAAAAATCTTGCAATAATTGATTTATTAATCGCTGTGATCGTGCGGCATCCAACTCTCTAGTGCATGAATTTGAGCAACTAACGATTTTTCCCGATGGATCTCGCCATTGGCGTCGATTATCTTCTGAAAATATTTTCTATAATGGCAGTGCCTTAAGTAATTTGGACGCTGCGAGTCTTGATTCCATCATTCCTTGTGATTGGAACATTTGGCTAACATCAAAAGTATTCTGCCTTTTAATGTTCTTCCTGTTGTCGATAATAGTTAGCGACGAATGCCTCAATTCCTTTAACACCGCAATTAGAAGAATTACACTTAAGACAGGATTCATTAGACCGCCAATGTAATCCCCAAATTGCCCCCACACATCTTGCTTTTCCGCAAATGAACCGCTAAAACGCCAAAAGTAAGGCACAAGAACCAAGACAAACGCTGCTATTCCTAAAATAACGAGGTAACCGTTATTCTTACGCCAATGGCCAAAATGTTTCCAATCTATTTCAGCCATAACGATTTTCCGCCAATAAGAGCCCCATCTTTTCCTCATCGACACACTTTACCCGTCAACAGATTCTGCATCAAAAAGGTTTGCTTTTCCAGTCGCGGACCGATTCGCAAAAGGTCCCGCCGATCCTTGCTTTTCCGGTACCGACAGGCCGGGAGGTCGCTTGGTGATAACATCATCGACACTATTATTAACAAAAGCGAAAAGGTCAAGGAACTCAAGAACAAGGCAACGAGCGAGGATCTGTCGGCAAAGGAGAAGAAGGAACTTATTGCCGAGGAGAAAGAGCACAAGTCGAAACGCAAGTAGGTTCAGGAAAAGCTGATCAAGTTCGCGACGCGGATTCCCGCGTTTATGTATCTGACCGAGTTTCGGGAGAACACGCTCCAAGATGCGATCACGAAGCTCGAGCCGGATCTGTTCAGGATCGTGACAGCCTTCGATCCGCTCAACCGCGGCCATCGCCTCGGGGTTGTTAATGATACGCCGCAGAGTATCGTTGTCAACATCGACCAGCACCGCCGATTCCCATTTCCTGGCAAGCCGCGTCGCCGACGTCCCGGCGATCACGATGCCAAGAATCCCGTCGGATCCGTGGTGTTGTTCACGGACCATTCGGAAGAATATTTCGTTCATCAATACTTGGCATCAATACTTGGCATCAATACTTGGGCCGCGACGCTGGTCGGCTTGCCACGATCGTTACATCCGCTCTCCCCTATGTTCTTTGTAAGAGTTCGCAATTCGCTTTTTCGATCTTTGCAACTCACTGCCCGAGCGAAAGCGATGCATCTATTTCAAGGCCAATTCCTTCAACATCAGCATCACGATCCCGGCAAGGAGAAGAACAAGCAACGCGACTCGAATCGCAATGAACTCGATCAACCTGCAGAAGTGGTCGACTTTCTCGATCAACTTGCCGGATTCGAGCCGTTTCGCTTGACTTGTTTTTGGAATAGATTGGACGATTCGGGACTTTCTTGTATTGATTCGTTGATTCTTCTGTACTTGTTGATGGTTCATCAAATTTCCTCCAGGCTCTAGAAGTTGTTAGAGTCATTCAACGTTGTTCATTGAACAAATCGAAGAGCGGCGTCATGCCAATCGCATTCTAATAGAACTTTTATTCGCGACGAATGTAGGATTTGGGGTGTTCGCTTCCAAAGAAAATCAAGCCAATTCTACCCGCCAAAACTTACAAATCAAAACTTACACATCTCGTTCTTGGGAATTCTGGTAAGCTTCAAATCTAGGGTATTCAATATCGACTGAATCTGATATTTTCTTCGCGATATATGTTTGACTTTACCGAAAATCCTAAGGATGCGCTCGATCGACACCACGAACTCGCGTTCTTCCTTCATCCGGACCCGGTGGTGGCATTTCAGGTACTCGAGCACGGCATTGACCTGGCGCAGAAGACCAAAAAACAGCTTTCGCGCAGACCATTCTCAAAAGATCCCCACAAATTACCTTTCCTTGAGAGGGATCTGCTTCACTTGGGCGTGCTGAGGGCCTCAGAGGCGTTCGAGCTTCACGAAGAAATCTATCGATTTGATTCGCGAAGTAACCTCTCTCGATATCGTAGTGATTATGAACCCAATGCAGATGATGTATATCTCAGAATAGTAAAGCATCTTTATGTCAATTCTTTCGATCGGCATCCAAGATATTTTGCAATCGCTGAAGGAGTGAACTTTTTTCGTTACAAGACTATCGAGATTTTGCAGCTCTGTGACAGGTTTGACAACCAGAATTCAAGCCATATCAAGAAGTTCTTCGAAAAAAAGTTGAGGGTTAGATTCCCATATCTGGATTGGGATTGTGTGCTCGTTCCCGACTGCAATGAACGGACGAAATTGATTTTGCGGGCGGCCCGGGAACAGTTTGTGCTTCCATCCCACCGAGAACAGACCGTAACAACGGATATCAACGTCATTACGGAGTATTTTGGTTATGACTCGAATCGAACCGATCGTGAACGGCAAGCGGTACTTATGCGTCACGGTATCGACAGATTGATCAATGACTACAATAGTCACTTTCCTGACCCGTCAGATCGCCTTGAAGATCCGTATCAAAAACTTTGTTTGCCCTGTCTAACTGGAATTCCCGTCCCGTCCCGTTCCACTCGGCTCGAAGACCGGTTCGCACCGATGCCACTCAACCGAAATGAACGCCGAATCGTGGAACAAAAAATAAGAGATAGTCTGCCGTGGATTTCCAGTGAACAATCTCCGTCGAACGGTTCAAAGTACACCAATTGACCACTGTAAACCGGAGGTCGGATGTTTTCTATGAAAAAGCCAAAGCGAATAAATCGCAGATCGTCGATACCCAAAACAACTGCAGGACTCGAGGTGCAGGGGTATCGAAGAATGTCAACGGATCAGTATGAAGAGGTCCAGGCGCTTCTGGACCGTGATGATGAGGGCCACAAAGGTGTGAAGTTCTTTCAGTTTAGATTGATAGTAGATGGACTTGTGCGGTCAGTTCTGCAGTGCGAAGAAGTCGAAGCGACCACGTTTGAAGTTACAGAGAGTATTACGTCCCTATTGGAAGTCGAGGGAGAAACTCATGTTGGCACTTACCGCAATCTCGCGTACTTTTCGATTCCATCGATCTTTGACCCGGAGGTCGATGAGTCCGAGCGTTTGCAGGCGGTTGAAATCGACGGTTATTTCTTATCTGTTTGCTTTGATATTCAAATCGACAAGATCCAATGTACCCTCGTGATCAAACGGAGTGCTTCTGAAGGCACCTTGATCGGAAACACGACACCTGCAATACGGCCCCCCGGCAACGAGTTTGACGGATTGGTTCTTCGTGGACACCGAAGAACAACCCATTTTGGTCTCGACCATTCGTTCGACCGTGGACCGCGAATCAAGATAATAGGAATCGGCGGATGCGGCAACAATACGGTGAATCGTATGGTGGAAGCTGGGTTAAAGGGTTTTGATCTCATTGCTGCAAACACTGATCTTCAAGCACTCAATAGGTCAAACGCGCCAACAAAGGTTCAATTGGGACCGGCACTGACCCGTGGTCTAGGTGCTGGTTCTTGCGCTAAAATCGGACGTATGGCGGCATTAGAATCGACCGAGTTCTTGCTCGAAGTGCTTTACGGAGCTGATTTGGTGATTGTGACCACCGGATTGGGCGGAGGCACAGGTACTGGTGCGGCTCCTGTCATAGCATCGCTTGCACGGGAATTGGATATCCTTACGATCGGCGTCGTAACCAGACCATTCTGCTCTGAGGGCAAAAAACGAACGGCCCAGGCAAATATGGGGCTTGAAGAGCTTAGTCGGTGTGTTGATTCAATTATCACTGTACCCAATTCAAAACTCAAGGACGTGCGGAACGGAATTTCAATTTACGACGCTTTCAAATTCGCAGACGATACAGTTCTTCAGGGGATTAAGTGCATTTCCGAATTGATAACGACAACGGGAATAATCAATCTCGATTTTGCAGACATTTGCTCGGTTCTAAGAGGCCGAGGCCCAACATCTTTGGGTCTCGGCGAAGCCGAGGGCGCCGATGCAGCACTCAAAGCGATGAATAGCGCTCTTGATTCGTGGTTATTAAGAGACAACTCTATTGCCGGCGCAACGCATATCTTGGTGAATTTCACCTGTTCCGAGTCGACGCCTATGTCTGACCTTGAAGAGGCTATTGAGGTAATGATTGCACAAAGCGGCTCCGACGCCGACGTTATTTTTGGCACCACATTTGTTAATCGGGAAGAGTATGTCCACGTGATGTTTCTTGCCGCCGGGAGCAGTTCAAACGATCAAACTCGATCAATCCGAATTGATCGCGGGGAGGGTCAACCGCGATCACAGTATCAAATAACCCCGAAGGGTTCTCCAATTAACGTAAATGGACTTCCATTCATTTTAGGGGAGGATGAAGGGCGTATGCCAAGATCCGATGGGGCACCGAAACTTAATCTCCTTTCTCGCGAGGATAAAGCAACTTCCTTTCTGTAAATTCGTCATCCGCCTGCGGGGCGGATTCGTTTACCTG
Coding sequences:
- the ftsZ gene encoding cell division protein FtsZ, with product MSTDQYEEVQALLDRDDEGHKGVKFFQFRLIVDGLVRSVLQCEEVEATTFEVTESITSLLEVEGETHVGTYRNLAYFSIPSIFDPEVDESERLQAVEIDGYFLSVCFDIQIDKIQCTLVIKRSASEGTLIGNTTPAIRPPGNEFDGLVLRGHRRTTHFGLDHSFDRGPRIKIIGIGGCGNNTVNRMVEAGLKGFDLIAANTDLQALNRSNAPTKVQLGPALTRGLGAGSCAKIGRMAALESTEFLLEVLYGADLVIVTTGLGGGTGTGAAPVIASLARELDILTIGVVTRPFCSEGKKRTAQANMGLEELSRCVDSIITVPNSKLKDVRNGISIYDAFKFADDTVLQGIKCISELITTTGIINLDFADICSVLRGRGPTSLGLGEAEGADAALKAMNSALDSWLLRDNSIAGATHILVNFTCSESTPMSDLEEAIEVMIAQSGSDADVIFGTTFVNREEYVHVMFLAAGSSSNDQTRSIRIDRGEGQPRSQYQITPKGSPINVNGLPFILGEDEGRMPRSDGAPKLNLLSREDKATSFL